A portion of the Bacteroides faecium genome contains these proteins:
- a CDS encoding DUF3575 domain-containing protein, which translates to MKQLQEKLLALLLIFILSGATASAQKAEDRVITFRFLPGEEMFILAGNETELERLYGLLDHHKTEIAKGNMPVYVDGYCASLSTTKENLNMAFARANRVKSELIIRKGLKEADFITANYARAYEDNKDIVVVTLRIPSAKAMPEKTPVKERVKREEPQLKQGCVEQKTETAVEQPSEPSAAEQQPVLVSEQRIRETEQPYRFAVRTNVLYDAFLLPTLGVEWRLNENVGIRLDGSFSWWGGERDKVQKMWLVNPEVRWYLLDKKHFYAGVSGSYGEYNIYKYMLGGIVSKDTGYQGKLWNAGVTLGYQLSLSRSFSLDFNLGLGYTRSEYDSFGMTDGVRVYKERNKTKNLWGPTQAGISLIWTIGNNK; encoded by the coding sequence ATGAAACAATTACAAGAAAAACTGCTGGCTCTGCTTCTTATATTCATATTATCCGGAGCAACAGCTTCCGCACAGAAAGCAGAAGACAGAGTAATCACTTTCCGTTTTCTTCCGGGCGAGGAGATGTTTATCCTTGCGGGCAATGAGACGGAACTTGAAAGGCTCTATGGATTGCTAGACCATCACAAGACGGAGATCGCGAAAGGTAACATGCCCGTTTATGTGGACGGCTACTGTGCTTCGCTGTCCACCACTAAAGAGAACCTGAACATGGCATTCGCCCGTGCCAATCGCGTGAAGTCGGAACTTATCATTCGCAAAGGGCTGAAAGAAGCGGATTTCATCACCGCCAATTACGCGCGTGCGTATGAGGATAATAAGGATATAGTGGTAGTGACGCTCCGTATCCCTTCGGCTAAGGCTATGCCGGAGAAGACACCCGTCAAAGAAAGAGTAAAACGGGAAGAACCTCAACTAAAACAAGGATGCGTGGAGCAAAAAACGGAAACCGCCGTGGAGCAACCATCCGAACCCTCCGCAGCGGAGCAACAGCCTGTCCTTGTATCAGAGCAACGCATCCGGGAGACGGAACAGCCTTATCGGTTTGCCGTCCGCACGAATGTGTTGTATGACGCCTTCCTGCTTCCTACGCTTGGCGTGGAGTGGCGTCTGAATGAGAATGTCGGCATCCGGCTGGACGGCAGCTTCTCGTGGTGGGGCGGTGAGCGTGATAAAGTACAGAAGATGTGGCTCGTCAACCCTGAAGTACGCTGGTACCTTTTGGATAAAAAACATTTTTACGCTGGAGTCTCGGGCAGCTATGGGGAATATAATATATATAAGTATATGTTGGGCGGTATCGTTTCAAAGGATACCGGCTATCAGGGTAAGCTATGGAATGCGGGCGTGACGTTGGGTTACCAATTATCCCTCTCCCGCAGTTTCTCCCTCGACTTCAACCTCGGCTTGGGCTATACCCGTTCCGAATATGACAGCTTCGGCATGACCGACGGGGTACGTGTCTATAAGGAACGGAACAAGACAAAGAACCTCTGGGGACCGACACAGGCAGGAATCAGTCTGATATGGACTATTGGAAACAACAAGTAG
- a CDS encoding LptM family lipoprotein, producing MKRIKQYLIMATATLALAGCDVKDPIYNTAHPDKGQISLTTDWTRRTTGVDIPANYTVSVDEYSATVSNVTNTLDNFFEPGIYHLRIHNTPEHVTVNGATVTVAGASGNVDGVGLFIQEMPGWLFTGVTETTIEADTDHTLTVAMQQQVRQLTLFITPTGGTTDRIEHVEGYLSGAASTLNMDNGMHGAPLNVALAFTKVTDGANAGKWAATVRLLGVAGSRQKLHAKIFFEGNTPKPVSLTDANGNDGSDLTTALTAFNADKITPLSLGGEVVETPTGAGFTATITDWISVSGSGTAD from the coding sequence ATGAAAAGAATAAAACAATATCTTATCATGGCAACCGCAACGCTGGCTCTCGCCGGATGCGACGTGAAAGACCCGATTTACAACACCGCGCACCCGGACAAAGGGCAAATCTCCCTTACAACGGACTGGACACGACGCACGACCGGCGTGGACATCCCAGCGAACTACACGGTGTCGGTCGATGAATACTCGGCAACCGTGAGCAATGTCACAAACACGCTCGACAACTTTTTTGAACCGGGTATTTACCATCTCCGCATCCATAACACGCCGGAACACGTTACCGTGAACGGTGCGACGGTTACCGTAGCCGGGGCTTCGGGCAACGTGGACGGAGTGGGGCTATTCATACAAGAAATGCCGGGCTGGTTGTTTACGGGCGTGACGGAAACTACGATAGAAGCGGACACCGACCACACCCTTACCGTTGCGATGCAGCAGCAAGTACGCCAACTGACACTCTTTATTACACCGACGGGCGGCACGACGGACCGGATAGAACATGTCGAAGGTTACCTTTCGGGAGCCGCCTCGACGCTGAACATGGATAACGGTATGCACGGTGCGCCGCTGAACGTGGCACTGGCGTTCACGAAAGTTACCGACGGCGCCAATGCCGGAAAATGGGCAGCCACGGTGCGCCTGCTCGGTGTGGCAGGAAGCCGGCAGAAGTTACACGCTAAAATCTTCTTCGAAGGCAACACTCCGAAACCTGTGTCGCTCACCGATGCCAACGGTAACGATGGCAGCGACCTGACGACGGCACTCACGGCCTTCAACGCTGACAAGATAACTCCGCTCTCTTTGGGCGGCGAGGTGGTGGAAACACCTACCGGTGCGGGATTCACCGCCACCATTACCGATTGGATATCCGTTTCGGGTAGCGGAACGGCAGACTAA
- a CDS encoding fimbrillin family protein: MKKFILPAALIAVCAIIVSCEKDNTPVNNDGTVRFTSGATATQTRVAISPQNESVWEEGDPVGIYMVNNGTSDVLENAENIKYTASEAGASTSFTSAVQAIYYPLDETKKADFIAYHPYKETLSGFVYPVDVSNQTSQTGIDLMWAAADKQGAGYSKEDGRNNTSVDLAFDHQLAKLRMKVTKAPNVLGEIVKVNINGMNTTASFDLKGSGGLTGMGNAKPFEACTVTAGSVYEAILLPIGSLDATHTVTFTTDKNETYTWSMYKQIAELKPGKIYTYDITVAKYMIEVTGNINSWTVGATGVGNAE, encoded by the coding sequence ATGAAAAAGTTTATTTTACCAGCAGCGTTAATCGCCGTATGCGCCATTATCGTCTCATGTGAGAAGGATAATACACCAGTAAACAACGACGGTACGGTTCGTTTCACTTCGGGCGCCACAGCTACACAAACACGCGTAGCCATCTCCCCGCAAAATGAAAGCGTTTGGGAAGAAGGCGATCCTGTGGGAATCTATATGGTGAACAACGGTACGAGCGACGTATTGGAAAACGCAGAAAATATAAAATACACGGCTTCGGAAGCCGGAGCGTCAACCTCATTTACTTCTGCGGTACAGGCTATTTACTATCCGCTGGATGAAACGAAAAAAGCAGATTTCATAGCCTACCATCCTTATAAAGAAACACTGTCCGGCTTTGTTTATCCGGTAGATGTATCCAATCAGACATCGCAGACAGGCATCGACCTGATGTGGGCGGCAGCCGACAAGCAGGGGGCAGGATACAGCAAAGAGGATGGCAGGAACAACACATCCGTGGATTTGGCTTTTGACCATCAACTGGCGAAGTTGAGAATGAAAGTAACGAAAGCCCCAAATGTACTGGGTGAGATTGTCAAGGTGAACATCAACGGCATGAATACCACCGCCAGCTTCGACCTCAAAGGTTCGGGCGGGCTTACTGGTATGGGCAACGCGAAACCCTTTGAAGCATGCACCGTAACCGCCGGTTCCGTTTACGAAGCCATCCTGCTCCCCATCGGTTCTCTCGACGCGACGCATACAGTGACGTTCACCACCGACAAAAACGAAACCTATACGTGGAGTATGTATAAGCAGATAGCAGAATTGAAACCCGGCAAGATATATACGTATGATATCACCGTGGCAAAATATATGATAGAGGTTACCGGCAACATCAACAGTTGGACGGTAGGCGCTACAGGAGTCGGTAATGCCGAATAA
- a CDS encoding fimbrillin family protein, protein MLRRIIYALIPAVISLFLFASCSKDDMPGTEPEQTIPPQKIHFNMAYATPDNGAIGTRVAVSTDGNYTNTWQEGDKVGVMIIDDKKGYSPINRNLAQNMPMTYKGGRWEYTLPDICTYYPKDGTLSFIAYFPYIEEFFNFSDVVVSITSLEDSKYLHFLHAKKMRVSNTSEPVTLEFSPLQACIELSVKGGNDRVITELHGCDIDFEFYVETGMVKGLDVIKSLKLSRVEQPGDADYTTRYTYRAFIIPQTIAAGTELFRFKDGEKQWTYRTTEEIKLEAGQVKPFEITLRPK, encoded by the coding sequence ATGTTACGAAGAATAATTTATGCACTCATTCCCGCGGTTATATCCCTTTTTCTGTTTGCCTCATGCAGCAAGGACGATATGCCGGGAACAGAACCGGAGCAAACGATTCCTCCGCAAAAGATACATTTCAACATGGCTTATGCCACGCCTGACAACGGTGCAATCGGCACGCGCGTAGCCGTAAGTACGGATGGAAACTATACCAATACATGGCAGGAGGGTGACAAGGTAGGTGTCATGATCATAGACGATAAGAAGGGCTATAGCCCCATTAACAGAAACCTTGCACAAAACATGCCGATGACGTATAAAGGCGGACGTTGGGAATATACCCTGCCGGATATCTGCACCTATTATCCCAAAGATGGAACGTTGAGTTTCATTGCCTATTTTCCATATATTGAAGAGTTCTTCAATTTTTCTGATGTAGTAGTTAGTATTACAAGTTTGGAAGATTCCAAATATTTGCATTTTCTTCATGCCAAAAAGATGAGAGTTAGTAATACATCCGAACCGGTAACCCTCGAATTTTCTCCGTTACAGGCATGTATAGAACTGTCGGTGAAGGGAGGAAACGACCGGGTTATCACCGAGCTCCATGGGTGTGACATCGACTTCGAATTCTATGTGGAAACGGGGATGGTAAAGGGTCTTGACGTCATAAAGTCTTTGAAACTATCCCGCGTGGAGCAGCCCGGCGATGCGGATTATACGACACGCTACACCTACCGGGCGTTTATTATCCCGCAGACGATAGCTGCCGGGACGGAATTGTTCCGATTTAAGGACGGGGAGAAGCAATGGACTTACCGTACGACAGAAGAAATAAAGCTGGAAGCCGGACAGGTGAAACCTTTCGAGATTACCCTGAGGCCCAAATAG
- a CDS encoding fimbrillin family protein: MVRSTRRMEPFIRISFAPCVVTAGVRYEAILLPAESLSTGHMVTLHYANGEVYTWKMHQQIPKLEAGKMYEYDVTITKHEVKGISGWGIRLVGFRYSCTKRIASAG, translated from the coding sequence ATGGTCCGCTCTACCCGACGGATGGAGCCTTTTATCCGGATTTCGTTCGCACCCTGCGTCGTGACGGCGGGCGTTCGCTACGAAGCCATCCTGCTGCCTGCCGAATCGCTCAGCACCGGGCACATGGTGACACTCCACTATGCGAACGGCGAAGTGTACACCTGGAAGATGCATCAGCAGATACCGAAACTGGAAGCCGGGAAGATGTATGAGTATGATGTTACGATAACGAAACATGAAGTGAAGGGGATCTCCGGATGGGGTATTCGCTTAGTCGGTTTCCGCTATTCCTGTACAAAGCGAATCGCTTCGGCAGGATAA
- a CDS encoding ferritin-like domain-containing protein yields MARESVKILQGKLDVESLIAQLNAALAEEWLAYYQYWVGALVVEGAMRADVQGEFEEHAEEERRHAQLLADRIIELEGVPVLDPKQWFELARCKYDAPQGFDSVSLLKDNVASERCAILRYQEIADFTNGKDFTTCDIAKHILAEEEEHEQDLQDYLTDIARMKKSFLDK; encoded by the coding sequence ATGGCTAGAGAAAGTGTAAAAATTCTACAAGGGAAACTAGATGTAGAAAGTTTAATCGCACAGTTGAACGCAGCATTAGCTGAAGAATGGTTGGCATACTATCAATATTGGGTAGGTGCATTAGTAGTGGAAGGTGCCATGCGTGCCGATGTACAGGGTGAATTTGAGGAACATGCCGAAGAAGAGCGCAGACATGCGCAACTGCTCGCTGACCGTATCATCGAGCTGGAAGGAGTTCCGGTGCTCGACCCTAAGCAATGGTTCGAGTTGGCAAGATGCAAATATGATGCTCCGCAGGGGTTCGACTCTGTCAGTTTGCTGAAAGATAATGTAGCTTCCGAACGCTGCGCAATCCTTCGTTATCAGGAAATTGCAGATTTTACCAATGGGAAAGATTTCACTACCTGCGACATCGCCAAACATATTCTTGCCGAAGAGGAAGAACATGAACAGGATTTGCAGGATTATCTGACGGATATTGCAAGAATGAAAAAATCATTCCTCGATAAGTAA
- a CDS encoding ATP-binding protein: MDNLMRKLPIGIQTFEDIRRKNYLYVDKTALVWRMANLGKPYFLSRPRRFGKSLLLSTFKAYFEGKKELFEGLAIEKMETEWNEYPVLHLDLNAEKYDKPEKLKEILSSHLTQWEIQYGKGMDENTLSRRFEGIIRRAYEQTGSQVAVLIDEYDKPLLQAISQPKLLDDYRQTLKAFYGVLKSADPYLHFVFLTGVTKFAQVSVFSDLNQLNDISLDYSYATLCGITREELAATFEPEIATFGQRNQQSPEEVVAAMERNYDGYHFHPNGEGVFNPFSVLNAFSKLEISNYWFQTGTPTFLVELLQKSEYDLRTLLDGIEAPASSFTEYRMNANNPIPLIYQSGYLTIKDYDKEFQNYLLAFPNDEVRYGFINFLVPYYTPMKNNDQGFYIGKFVQELRSGDYESFLTRLEAFFADIPYELNDRTERHYQVIFYLVFKLMGQFTEAEVRSTRGRADAVVKTPKYIYVFEFKLKGTAEEALKQIDEKGYLIPYQSDQREVIKIGVEFSPESRNLSRWLVER, from the coding sequence ATGGACAATTTAATGCGCAAACTTCCTATTGGAATACAAACCTTTGAAGACATCAGAAGGAAAAACTATCTTTATGTAGATAAGACCGCACTGGTATGGCGGATGGCTAATTTAGGAAAGCCTTATTTCTTGAGCAGACCGCGCCGATTCGGAAAAAGCTTGTTATTGTCTACATTCAAGGCATACTTCGAAGGAAAGAAAGAATTGTTTGAAGGTCTTGCCATTGAGAAAATGGAAACGGAATGGAACGAATATCCGGTACTCCATCTTGACTTGAATGCCGAAAAGTATGACAAGCCGGAAAAGTTGAAAGAGATACTAAGCAGCCATCTTACCCAATGGGAAATCCAATACGGAAAAGGAATGGATGAGAACACGCTTTCCAGACGTTTTGAAGGCATTATCCGCCGGGCATACGAGCAAACAGGCAGTCAGGTAGCGGTATTGATAGATGAATATGACAAGCCGCTCTTGCAAGCTATCAGCCAACCCAAGCTGCTTGACGACTATCGCCAGACGCTCAAGGCTTTCTATGGGGTGCTGAAAAGCGCTGACCCATACCTTCATTTCGTTTTTCTGACCGGAGTTACAAAATTCGCACAAGTCAGTGTATTCAGCGATTTGAACCAATTGAATGACATCAGTCTCGATTACTCATACGCAACTCTTTGCGGCATCACCCGCGAGGAACTGGCTGCTACTTTCGAGCCCGAGATTGCAACATTCGGCCAGAGGAACCAGCAGAGCCCGGAAGAAGTAGTAGCTGCTATGGAGCGCAATTACGACGGCTATCATTTTCACCCGAACGGAGAAGGCGTTTTCAATCCGTTCAGTGTACTGAATGCTTTCAGCAAACTGGAGATAAGCAACTACTGGTTTCAGACCGGCACGCCTACTTTTTTGGTGGAACTTCTACAGAAAAGCGAATACGATCTCCGTACATTGCTAGACGGGATAGAGGCTCCGGCTTCTTCGTTCACCGAATACAGGATGAATGCCAATAATCCTATTCCGTTGATTTATCAAAGCGGATACCTGACAATAAAGGATTACGATAAAGAGTTTCAAAATTACCTGCTTGCCTTTCCGAATGATGAAGTCCGTTATGGCTTTATCAACTTCCTCGTGCCGTACTACACTCCAATGAAGAATAACGATCAGGGATTTTATATCGGAAAATTTGTGCAAGAGCTCCGGAGTGGTGACTACGAATCCTTCCTCACGCGTCTCGAAGCCTTTTTCGCTGACATTCCGTATGAACTGAATGACCGTACCGAGCGGCACTATCAGGTTATTTTCTATCTGGTTTTCAAATTGATGGGACAGTTCACCGAAGCCGAGGTACGCAGCACCCGTGGTCGTGCTGATGCGGTAGTAAAAACTCCTAAATATATCTACGTATTTGAGTTCAAGCTGAAAGGGACTGCCGAAGAGGCTCTCAAGCAGATTGATGAAAAAGGATATTTAATTCCTTATCAGTCAGACCAGAGAGAAGTTATAAAAATCGGTGTGGAGTTCAGCCCGGAAAGCCGGAATTTAAGCCGCTGGCTGGTAGAGAGATAA
- the rluF gene encoding 23S rRNA pseudouridine(2604) synthase RluF, translated as MEYRLNRYISGSGYCSRREADQLIKDGYVTIDGKRATIGMRILPGQKVEVRGELIKNEIEPVYIAFNKPVGVVSTTDVSDRSNIIEYISHEQRIFPIGRLDKDSQGLILLTNDGDIVNKILRVGNNHKKEYLVRVDRPITKEFLTKMAEGVPILDRVTRRCEIKEINPYTFQISLVQGLNRQIRRMCEYFDYEVVKLERIQIMNIKLGNLGQGNYRDLTQGELEELFDLLDKSKDIVQAKKPANSNKAINRALQGYDIKTNYRKANIVSKQAQKAKADKPFSASTEVIDREQVKQETTMKKKKKKGGSGLRVGKSRVVEKKTQAPKQNSPIRKGRKV; from the coding sequence ATGGAATATAGACTGAACAGATACATCAGTGGATCGGGCTATTGCTCGCGAAGAGAGGCTGACCAGCTTATCAAAGATGGATATGTAACCATCGATGGTAAACGTGCAACTATCGGAATGCGCATATTGCCGGGTCAAAAAGTTGAAGTGCGCGGAGAGCTTATAAAAAATGAAATTGAGCCTGTGTATATCGCTTTTAATAAACCGGTAGGAGTCGTTAGCACAACAGATGTTTCTGATAGAAGCAATATTATTGAATACATAAGTCACGAGCAACGCATATTTCCTATCGGACGTTTGGATAAAGACTCTCAGGGCTTAATCCTTCTTACAAACGATGGAGATATTGTCAACAAGATATTGCGCGTGGGCAACAATCATAAAAAGGAATATTTGGTAAGAGTAGATAGACCCATCACCAAAGAGTTCCTTACCAAGATGGCAGAGGGCGTCCCCATTTTGGACCGGGTAACCCGCCGTTGCGAAATCAAAGAAATCAACCCTTACACCTTTCAAATCTCTTTGGTTCAAGGACTTAATCGTCAGATCCGCCGTATGTGCGAGTACTTTGACTATGAAGTAGTTAAGCTGGAACGCATTCAAATTATGAACATCAAATTAGGTAATTTGGGACAAGGGAATTATAGAGATTTGACTCAAGGTGAACTGGAAGAATTATTTGACTTATTGGATAAGTCAAAAGATATAGTTCAAGCCAAGAAACCCGCCAATAGCAACAAGGCGATAAACAGAGCTTTGCAAGGGTATGACATAAAAACGAATTACCGCAAAGCTAATATTGTCTCTAAACAAGCCCAAAAAGCAAAAGCTGATAAACCCTTCAGCGCATCCACTGAGGTTATAGACAGGGAGCAAGTAAAGCAAGAAACAACGATGAAAAAGAAGAAGAAAAAAGGAGGAAGCGGGCTTCGAGTTGGAAAGTCAAGAGTAGTAGAAAAGAAAACGCAGGCGCCCAAGCAGAACTCACCGATAAGAAAAGGAAGAAAGGTTTGA
- a CDS encoding ATP-binding protein, which yields MSNKIYPIGIQNFEKIRNDGYFYIDKTALVYQMVKTGSYYFLSRPRRFGKSLLISTLEAYFQGKKELFEGLAVEKLEKDWIRYPILHLDLNIEKYDTPESLDKILNDNLEYWESQYGTRPSETSFSLRFAGVIQRACEKTGQRVVILVDEYDKPMLQAIGNEELQKQFRNTLKPFYGALKTKDGYIKFAFLTGVTKFGKVSVFSDLNNLDDISMWNEYVEICGVSEREIHENLETELHEFAAARGITYDELCEELRKCYDGYHFTHNSIGMYNPFSLLNAFKRKEFGSYWFETGTPTYLVKLLKKHHYDLERMAHEETDAQVLNSIDSESTNPIPVIYQSGYLTIKGYDDEFGMYRLGFPNREVEEGFIRFLLPFYANVNKVESPFEIQKFVREVRSGDYNSFFHRLQSFFADTTYEVIRDQELHYENVLFIVFKLVGFYVNVEYKTSDGRIDLVLQTDKFIYIMEFKLNGTAEEALQQINDKHYALPFEMDGRKLFKIGVNFSAETRNIEKWIVES from the coding sequence ATGAGCAATAAAATATATCCTATTGGTATTCAGAATTTTGAAAAGATTCGTAATGACGGTTATTTCTATATTGATAAAACTGCATTGGTATATCAAATGGTCAAGACCGGAAGTTATTACTTCTTGAGTCGTCCGCGCCGTTTCGGAAAGAGTCTGCTCATTTCTACCTTAGAGGCTTACTTCCAAGGAAAAAAGGAACTGTTTGAAGGGTTGGCAGTGGAAAAATTGGAAAAGGATTGGATAAGATATCCTATACTGCATCTGGATCTTAATATCGAAAAGTATGATACGCCGGAAAGTCTGGATAAAATATTGAATGATAATCTGGAATATTGGGAAAGCCAATATGGGACTCGTCCGTCCGAGACATCTTTTTCCCTACGTTTTGCCGGTGTTATTCAGCGTGCTTGTGAGAAGACCGGACAACGTGTCGTTATTCTGGTTGATGAGTATGACAAGCCTATGCTGCAAGCCATTGGTAATGAAGAACTCCAAAAGCAATTCCGAAATACCTTGAAGCCATTTTATGGAGCTTTGAAGACGAAGGACGGGTATATAAAGTTTGCATTCCTCACCGGTGTAACAAAGTTTGGCAAAGTCAGTGTATTCAGTGACTTGAATAACCTGGATGATATTTCAATGTGGAATGAGTATGTCGAAATTTGTGGTGTCAGCGAGCGTGAAATCCACGAAAATCTGGAAACAGAACTCCATGAATTTGCAGCAGCGCGAGGAATAACGTATGATGAACTCTGTGAGGAACTGAGAAAGTGCTATGACGGCTATCATTTTACTCACAATTCAATTGGCATGTACAATCCGTTCAGCCTGCTTAACGCTTTCAAGCGCAAGGAGTTCGGCAGTTATTGGTTTGAGACGGGTACGCCTACCTATCTGGTGAAATTGCTTAAAAAACATCATTATGACCTGGAACGGATGGCGCATGAAGAAACCGATGCCCAGGTTCTGAACAGTATAGACTCTGAATCCACCAATCCTATACCTGTGATTTATCAGAGTGGATATCTAACCATCAAGGGGTATGATGACGAATTTGGAATGTATCGCCTGGGCTTTCCCAACCGTGAGGTGGAAGAAGGGTTTATTCGTTTCCTGCTTCCTTTTTATGCGAACGTAAATAAGGTAGAGTCCCCTTTTGAGATTCAGAAGTTTGTCCGTGAAGTGCGTTCCGGTGATTATAACTCTTTCTTCCACCGCCTGCAGAGTTTCTTTGCGGACACTACCTACGAAGTGATCCGTGACCAGGAACTGCATTACGAGAACGTGCTTTTCATAGTCTTTAAACTAGTCGGCTTCTACGTCAACGTGGAATATAAGACGAGTGACGGACGCATCGACCTTGTCTTGCAGACTGATAAGTTTATCTATATAATGGAATTTAAGCTGAATGGTACGGCCGAAGAGGCTTTACAACAGATTAACGACAAGCATTACGCCCTTCCTTTTGAAATGGACGGACGCAAACTCTTTAAAATAGGCGTAAACTTCAGTGCGGAAACCCGCAATATCGAAAAATGGATTGTTGAATCCTGA